The Geoanaerobacter pelophilus genome includes a region encoding these proteins:
- a CDS encoding MipA/OmpV family protein, producing the protein MSKRKQTARLTLLLTIFVMLTKLLCGAGGASAGNVSSRRIAASGNNSDSNPLPAQTAVEDTYPKVAPASKDWTIRIGAGAILSPAFVGSRDYQLMLVPALKVTYLNTFFASVEDGVGYAVINQNGWRAGPNAKIAFGRKEDGDNPFRIAGGKTSALHGLGNIDTTLEVGGFAEYRWNNISTKIGLRKGVNGHDGLVGDLSVKYTHTNQSLSPMAGLPLVVSFGPRLTVVDATYSKAFFGVDADQAVNSGLPRYSPSGGVLSYGVGSFIVVPISKQLSATFLAGYDHLTGDAGSSPLVSERGSPNQGMFGVLLSYEFGFDSR; encoded by the coding sequence ATGTCTAAACGTAAACAAACTGCCCGATTGACCCTGCTCCTGACGATATTTGTCATGCTTACAAAACTGTTGTGCGGCGCAGGTGGTGCATCTGCCGGTAACGTTTCCAGCAGACGGATCGCCGCCAGCGGGAATAATTCCGACTCAAACCCACTGCCTGCTCAAACTGCAGTAGAGGATACTTACCCCAAAGTGGCACCAGCAAGTAAGGACTGGACGATCCGCATTGGCGCTGGCGCAATATTATCGCCAGCGTTTGTCGGTTCCCGCGACTATCAATTGATGTTAGTTCCGGCACTGAAAGTTACATATCTAAATACATTCTTTGCATCAGTCGAGGATGGTGTCGGTTATGCTGTCATCAATCAAAACGGCTGGCGTGCCGGCCCGAATGCCAAGATTGCGTTTGGCCGCAAAGAAGACGGTGACAATCCCTTCCGAATTGCTGGCGGCAAAACTTCGGCGTTGCACGGTCTGGGCAATATTGACACTACGTTAGAAGTAGGCGGTTTCGCCGAATATCGATGGAACAACATAAGTACAAAAATCGGATTGCGGAAGGGGGTGAACGGTCATGATGGCCTTGTCGGGGATCTTTCAGTCAAGTATACGCACACCAACCAGTCTCTCTCCCCCATGGCTGGCTTACCGCTTGTCGTCTCCTTCGGACCACGCCTGACAGTGGTAGATGCGACCTACAGCAAAGCATTCTTCGGCGTCGATGCCGATCAAGCTGTGAATTCAGGTTTGCCACGCTATAGTCCAAGTGGCGGCGTTTTGTCGTACGGTGTCGGCAGCTTTATTGTCGTGCCGATCAGTAAACAACTCTCTGCAACTTTTCTGGCAGGTTATGACCATCTGACAGGTGATGCCGGCAGTTCGCCGTTGGTAAGTGAGCGCGGGTCGCCCAACCAGGGGATGTTTGGTGTCTTATTGAGCTACGAGTTCGGATTCGACAGTCGCTAA
- a CDS encoding VOC family protein, with the protein MIERIDHIVFTVADVAATCSFYERVLGMRVETFGEGRKALSFGLQKINLHQYGKEFEPKAKAPAPGCQDICLITGVPIAEVMKHLAACNVEIEEGPIKRTAAMGPINSVYFRDPDGNLIEVSNYL; encoded by the coding sequence ATGATCGAGCGAATTGACCACATAGTGTTTACCGTAGCGGACGTAGCGGCAACCTGCAGTTTTTATGAACGAGTTTTGGGAATGAGGGTGGAGACCTTTGGCGAGGGGCGTAAGGCACTAAGTTTTGGGTTGCAAAAGATCAACCTGCATCAGTATGGCAAAGAGTTTGAACCCAAGGCGAAGGCGCCAGCGCCGGGATGCCAGGACATCTGCCTGATCACCGGTGTGCCGATTGCCGAGGTAATGAAGCATCTGGCGGCGTGCAATGTTGAGATTGAGGAAGGCCCGATCAAGAGGACCGCCGCCATGGGACCAATCAATTCCGTCTACTTTCGCGATCCGGACGGCAACCTGATTGAGGTTTCAAACTATCTTTGA
- a CDS encoding MFS transporter, translating into MEKPLPSPDDTPKRMSADSRWLLRLCTAQVFIMLVFINYSAVLPLLKTEWGMNNTMAGSIFSVYQFGYILSGVLLSTLTDRINTRYIFLIAALWSGIANLLFALFADDYLSGMVLRALTGIGMGGTYMPGLKLVAERFTPAERGKAVGIYVGALVLGASLSLALTGAVASFAGWRIAFVACSAGVFIGLLIAKKVFDGYVPRVFKGESGGFRAEVVQNRPALLMILGYGCHMWEMYGMRTWVAPFFAASLIAHGTTPDRATGLGAAAASVIVGVGTFATAITGTLSDRWGRTKTITVVMLASSLLSFSFGWLFDASPLLILIVGIAYGYLVVAESPVFSTGLTELVAPAYLGAAMGIQSLVGYSMAMISPTVFGWALDLFKGWEPVPGVNGEWGIGFATCGLVGVLGPLFMWLLRRRPESARLAGGRK; encoded by the coding sequence TTGGAGAAACCATTGCCATCGCCTGACGACACCCCGAAGAGGATGAGCGCCGACAGCCGCTGGCTGTTGCGGCTGTGCACCGCACAGGTGTTCATCATGCTGGTGTTCATCAACTATTCGGCGGTACTGCCGCTCTTGAAGACCGAGTGGGGGATGAACAACACCATGGCCGGGTCGATCTTCTCCGTCTACCAGTTCGGCTACATCCTCTCCGGCGTGCTGCTCAGCACCCTCACCGACCGGATCAACACCCGCTACATTTTTCTCATCGCCGCTCTCTGGTCGGGCATCGCCAACCTGCTGTTCGCCCTCTTTGCCGATGACTACCTCTCGGGCATGGTGCTGCGGGCGCTCACCGGCATTGGCATGGGGGGCACCTACATGCCGGGGCTGAAGCTGGTGGCGGAGCGATTCACCCCAGCAGAACGCGGCAAGGCAGTGGGGATCTATGTCGGCGCCTTGGTGCTCGGCGCTTCCCTTTCCCTGGCGCTGACCGGCGCTGTGGCCTCGTTCGCCGGCTGGCGCATCGCTTTCGTTGCCTGTTCCGCCGGGGTCTTTATCGGTCTGCTGATAGCAAAGAAGGTCTTTGACGGCTATGTCCCGCGGGTTTTCAAAGGGGAGTCCGGCGGTTTCCGCGCCGAGGTGGTGCAAAACCGCCCTGCCCTGCTGATGATCCTCGGCTACGGTTGCCACATGTGGGAGATGTACGGCATGCGCACCTGGGTGGCCCCGTTCTTCGCGGCATCGCTCATTGCTCACGGCACAACGCCGGACAGGGCCACCGGGCTCGGCGCTGCCGCGGCCTCAGTGATCGTGGGGGTCGGGACCTTTGCCACGGCGATCACCGGCACTCTTTCCGACCGATGGGGACGCACCAAGACCATCACCGTGGTCATGCTGGCAAGCAGCCTGCTCTCCTTCAGCTTTGGCTGGCTGTTCGATGCAAGTCCGCTGCTGATCCTGATCGTCGGCATCGCCTATGGCTACCTGGTGGTCGCCGAATCGCCGGTGTTTTCTACCGGCCTGACCGAGCTGGTGGCCCCGGCCTACCTGGGGGCAGCCATGGGGATACAGTCGCTGGTGGGGTATTCCATGGCAATGATTTCGCCCACGGTCTTTGGCTGGGCGTTGGACCTGTTCAAGGGATGGGAGCCGGTACCCGGCGTGAACGGTGAATGGGGGATCGGTTTTGCCACCTGCGGCCTGGTGGGGGTGTTGGGACCGCTGTTCATGTGGCTGCTGCGGCGGAGGCCGGAAAGTGCCAGGCTGGCCGGCGGGCGAAAATAG
- a CDS encoding lipocalin family protein — MKKLSLWLTLFFTGCAGMPEQVKPIDNFKVQNYLGKWYEIARLDHSFERGLTRVTAEYGLREDGGLRVTNRGYLAKENRWKEAIGKAYFVTEMDKGYLKVSFFGPFYGSYVIFDLDQENYQYSLVCGPDTTYLWILSRTPRIEAAVKNRLVAKAASLGFDTSKLIYVAHD, encoded by the coding sequence ATGAAAAAACTGTCATTATGGCTGACATTGTTCTTTACCGGCTGTGCGGGCATGCCTGAACAGGTGAAACCGATCGATAATTTCAAAGTTCAGAACTACTTGGGGAAATGGTATGAAATTGCGCGCCTGGATCATTCCTTTGAAAGAGGCTTGACCCGCGTCACTGCAGAATATGGCTTACGGGAGGATGGTGGCCTGCGAGTAACAAATCGTGGCTATTTAGCAAAGGAAAACAGGTGGAAGGAAGCCATCGGCAAGGCCTATTTTGTCACTGAAATGGATAAAGGGTACCTGAAGGTTTCATTCTTCGGGCCGTTTTATGGCTCCTATGTGATATTTGACCTTGATCAGGAGAATTACCAATATTCTCTCGTCTGCGGACCGGACACGACATATTTATGGATTCTGTCCAGAACCCCTCGAATTGAAGCTGCAGTAAAAAATCGCCTTGTTGCAAAAGCCGCTTCACTAGGCTTTGACACGAGCAAGTTGATCTATGTTGCCCATGACTGA
- the greB gene encoding transcription elongation factor GreB, protein MTESAPSKSNYITPEGVKRLRDELDHLWKVERPITTQRVSDAAAEGDRSENAEYIYGKKRLREIDSRIRFLTKRLDLLKVVDTVPTDQERVYFGAWVTVENGDGEEATYRVVGPDEFDPARNFISIDSPVAKALMGKRINDDVTVHRPAGVTTLTITEVSYRTPPAYE, encoded by the coding sequence GTGACTGAATCAGCACCATCCAAATCAAATTACATAACCCCGGAAGGGGTGAAGAGGCTACGCGACGAACTGGACCACCTGTGGAAGGTTGAACGGCCAATAACCACGCAGCGGGTGTCCGATGCCGCGGCAGAGGGTGACCGTTCCGAGAACGCCGAGTACATCTACGGCAAGAAGCGGCTGCGCGAGATCGACAGCCGGATTCGCTTCCTCACCAAGCGTCTCGATCTGCTGAAGGTGGTCGATACCGTGCCGACGGACCAGGAGCGGGTCTATTTCGGCGCCTGGGTGACCGTGGAGAACGGCGACGGCGAAGAGGCGACCTACCGCGTGGTCGGCCCGGACGAGTTCGACCCGGCCCGGAACTTTATCAGCATCGACTCGCCGGTTGCCAAGGCGCTGATGGGCAAACGGATCAACGATGACGTTACGGTGCATCGTCCGGCCGGGGTTACCACGCTGACCATTACCGAGGTCAGTTACCGGACCCCGCCCGCCTACGAGTGA
- a CDS encoding UbiD family decarboxylase, which translates to MGYRNLQQCVADLEKTGRLIRIDSEVDSYLEAGVIQRRVYEAQGPALLFTNVTGSRFPLLGNLFGTLDRARWIFRDSLKTIEALVALKINPAEALKNPASLIKAVPGALHLLPCAVGNGAVLANRTTIDQLPKVVSWPNDGGPFVTLPQVYSESPKRPGIRSSNLGMYRVQLSGNNYQLNKEVGLHYQIHRGLGVHHAEALELGKPLKVNIFVGGAPSMTVAAVMPLPEGMPELAFAGLLGGHRLPLACRAGELPIPAEADFCISGTLDLEKTLPEGPFGDHLGYYSLAHDFPVLKVEQVWHRDGAIWPFTTVGRPPQEDTTFGAFIHELTGELIPTVLPGVKGVHAVDAAGVHPLLLAIGSERYVPYAAEREPQELLTIANAILGQGQLSLAKYLFIASHEDNPPDIHHIGEFLGFMLERVDWRRDLHFQTRTTIDTLDYSGEGLNMGSKVVIAAAGAKRRELQRELPTELTLADGFSEPRLCLPGIMAVQGPACSEYRPGEDPELLRFCESFGRNQGLAGLQLVLVVDDSDFVCRTLNNMLWVTFTRSNPATDIYGVGAFTRCKHWGCTGPLIIDARSKPHHAPPLIGDPEVEKRVDALATKNGPLYGII; encoded by the coding sequence ATGGGATATCGCAATCTGCAGCAGTGTGTTGCCGATCTGGAGAAAACCGGCCGGTTGATCAGGATCGATAGCGAGGTCGATTCGTACCTTGAGGCAGGAGTGATCCAGCGGCGGGTCTACGAGGCCCAGGGACCGGCGCTGCTTTTTACCAATGTCACCGGAAGCCGCTTCCCGCTGCTCGGCAACCTCTTCGGCACCCTGGACCGGGCGCGCTGGATCTTTCGCGATTCCCTGAAAACCATTGAAGCGCTGGTGGCGCTGAAGATTAATCCGGCCGAGGCCTTGAAAAATCCGGCTTCCCTGATCAAGGCCGTGCCTGGCGCGTTGCACCTGCTGCCGTGCGCAGTCGGGAACGGGGCGGTTCTTGCCAATCGGACCACCATCGACCAGCTCCCCAAGGTGGTCTCCTGGCCCAACGACGGCGGGCCGTTCGTCACCCTGCCGCAGGTCTATTCCGAAAGCCCGAAACGGCCCGGTATCAGGAGTTCCAACCTGGGGATGTACCGGGTGCAACTCTCCGGCAACAATTATCAGCTCAATAAAGAGGTCGGGCTGCATTACCAGATTCACCGCGGCCTGGGGGTACACCATGCTGAGGCGTTGGAGCTGGGCAAGCCGCTCAAGGTCAATATCTTTGTCGGCGGAGCGCCGTCGATGACGGTGGCGGCAGTGATGCCGCTCCCGGAAGGGATGCCGGAGCTGGCCTTTGCCGGTCTTCTCGGCGGCCACCGCTTGCCGCTGGCCTGCCGGGCCGGGGAGCTGCCGATCCCGGCTGAGGCCGATTTCTGCATCTCCGGGACGCTCGACCTGGAAAAGACCCTGCCCGAGGGGCCGTTCGGCGACCATCTCGGCTACTACTCGCTGGCCCACGACTTCCCGGTGCTCAAGGTCGAACAGGTCTGGCACCGCGACGGCGCCATCTGGCCGTTTACCACGGTTGGCCGGCCGCCGCAGGAAGATACCACCTTCGGCGCCTTCATTCACGAACTGACCGGCGAGCTGATCCCAACCGTGCTCCCTGGCGTCAAGGGCGTTCATGCCGTTGATGCCGCCGGGGTGCATCCGCTGCTGCTGGCAATCGGCTCCGAGCGCTACGTCCCCTATGCCGCCGAGCGGGAGCCGCAGGAACTGCTGACCATTGCCAATGCCATTCTGGGGCAGGGGCAGCTGTCGCTGGCCAAATACCTGTTCATCGCCAGCCATGAGGACAATCCGCCGGACATCCACCATATTGGCGAGTTCCTGGGCTTCATGCTGGAGCGGGTTGACTGGCGCCGCGACCTGCATTTCCAGACCAGGACCACCATCGATACCCTGGATTATTCCGGGGAAGGGCTGAACATGGGGTCCAAGGTGGTTATTGCCGCAGCCGGGGCGAAACGCAGGGAGCTACAGAGGGAACTGCCGACCGAGCTGACTCTGGCAGACGGTTTCAGCGAGCCGCGCCTCTGCCTGCCGGGGATCATGGCGGTTCAGGGGCCGGCCTGCAGCGAGTACCGGCCCGGCGAAGATCCGGAGCTGCTGCGCTTCTGCGAGTCATTCGGCCGCAATCAGGGACTGGCCGGCCTGCAGCTGGTGCTGGTCGTTGATGACAGCGACTTTGTCTGCCGGACGCTGAACAACATGCTCTGGGTGACCTTTACCCGCTCCAATCCGGCCACTGACATCTACGGTGTTGGAGCCTTTACCCGCTGCAAACACTGGGGATGCACCGGTCCGCTGATTATTGATGCCCGGAGCAAGCCGCATCACGCCCCGCCGCTGATCGGGGACCCCGAGGTCGAAAAACGGGTTGATGCCCTGGCAACGAAAAACGGCCCACTCTATGGTATAATTTAA
- a CDS encoding carbonic anhydrase, translated as MIKTLLDGNKRFVTETFEKEKEHYTVLAKEQKPTVLWIGCSDSRVPVNTITQTRAGEVFVHRNVGNIVATNDWNLSAVLEFSINHLSIPDIVVCGHYGCGGINALEEDALDDKYIPVWLINAYKAKERVDEKLRGLHIEIEPEKRLQLIVEENVRLQLEHLQEYPFIRKAMREQKVNIHGWVYDMHTGEIKIIQKNAVACRD; from the coding sequence ATGATCAAGACACTCCTGGACGGCAATAAGCGCTTTGTTACCGAGACCTTTGAGAAGGAGAAAGAGCACTATACCGTGCTCGCCAAGGAGCAGAAGCCGACGGTGCTCTGGATCGGCTGCTCCGATTCCCGGGTGCCGGTCAATACCATTACCCAGACCAGGGCCGGCGAGGTCTTTGTCCACCGCAACGTCGGCAACATCGTCGCCACCAACGACTGGAACCTGTCGGCAGTGCTGGAGTTTTCCATCAACCACCTCAGCATTCCCGATATCGTCGTCTGTGGCCACTACGGTTGCGGCGGCATCAATGCCCTTGAAGAAGACGCCCTTGACGACAAGTACATACCGGTGTGGCTGATCAATGCCTATAAGGCCAAGGAGCGGGTGGACGAAAAGCTCCGGGGGTTGCATATCGAAATTGAGCCGGAAAAAAGGCTGCAGCTGATAGTCGAGGAGAATGTCAGGCTGCAGCTGGAACATCTGCAGGAGTACCCGTTCATCAGGAAGGCGATGCGCGAGCAGAAGGTCAATATTCATGGCTGGGTTTATGACATGCACACCGGCGAGATCAAGATAATTCAGAAGAATGCTGTTGCCTGCAGAGACTAG
- a CDS encoding M48 family metallopeptidase, which produces MAMRNLLLLTLLLLVTGCSTVPITGRSQLNLIPASTMLSMSAQEYGTFIKGNKPSANKEQAQLVKRVGTRIQGAVERYFAERGMAAKLADYRWEFNLVEDSQVNAWCMPGGKVVVYTGMLPVSQNEDGLAVVMGHEIAHAIAEHGNERMSQGMLAQLGGVALAEALAAKPAATKQLWMTAFGAGAQYGAILPFSRLQENEADHLGLVFMAMAGYDPNQATSFWQRMASQKGGKAQPEFFSTHPADATRIENIKRLIPEVSRQYPR; this is translated from the coding sequence ATGGCTATGAGGAATCTGCTGTTGCTGACTCTGTTGCTGCTGGTGACCGGGTGCAGCACGGTGCCGATCACCGGGCGATCGCAACTGAACCTGATCCCGGCGTCGACCATGCTGTCGATGAGCGCCCAGGAATACGGCACCTTTATCAAGGGGAACAAGCCCAGCGCCAACAAGGAGCAGGCGCAGCTGGTGAAGCGGGTAGGGACGCGAATCCAGGGGGCGGTGGAGCGGTATTTCGCCGAGCGCGGCATGGCCGCCAAGCTGGCCGATTACCGCTGGGAGTTCAACCTGGTGGAAGACAGCCAGGTCAATGCCTGGTGCATGCCGGGCGGCAAGGTGGTGGTCTATACCGGCATGCTTCCGGTGTCCCAGAATGAGGACGGCCTGGCTGTGGTGATGGGGCACGAGATCGCCCATGCCATTGCCGAGCACGGCAACGAGCGGATGAGCCAGGGGATGCTGGCCCAGCTCGGCGGCGTTGCCCTGGCCGAGGCGCTGGCAGCAAAGCCAGCGGCCACCAAGCAGCTCTGGATGACAGCCTTCGGCGCCGGCGCCCAATATGGCGCGATTCTGCCGTTCAGCCGGCTGCAGGAAAACGAGGCCGACCACCTGGGGCTGGTGTTCATGGCCATGGCCGGCTATGACCCGAACCAGGCAACCTCCTTCTGGCAGCGGATGGCCTCTCAGAAGGGGGGCAAGGCGCAGCCGGAATTCTTCAGCACCCACCCGGCCGACGCCACCAGGATCGAGAACATCAAGCGGTTGATCCCTGAGGTTAGCAGGCAATACCCTAGATAA